One region of Termitidicoccus mucosus genomic DNA includes:
- the dcd gene encoding dCTP deaminase yields the protein MILNDRQISTRARAGMIRPFSPELVRVADGHPTLSFGLSSYGYDLRLSPREFKVFRHVPGTVVDPKNFNPRNLEKVLLQEDASGRFFILPGRSYGLGVAVEQLDLPPDVTAICVGKSTYARCGIIANVTPAEAGWQGHLTLEFSNSSAADCRIYAGEGIVQMLFFTAEPCKVSYRTREGKYQHQKQRITPPKV from the coding sequence ATGATCCTCAACGACCGCCAAATTTCCACCCGTGCCCGCGCGGGCATGATTCGTCCCTTCTCGCCCGAACTCGTGCGCGTGGCCGACGGGCATCCCACACTCTCCTTTGGCTTGTCCAGTTACGGTTACGACCTGCGGCTTTCGCCCCGGGAATTTAAGGTATTTCGTCACGTGCCGGGCACGGTAGTGGATCCGAAGAATTTCAATCCACGCAACTTGGAAAAAGTGTTGCTACAGGAAGACGCGAGCGGTCGTTTTTTTATCCTGCCTGGTCGCAGCTACGGTCTTGGAGTAGCGGTGGAGCAGCTCGACCTGCCGCCAGACGTGACGGCAATCTGTGTGGGCAAAAGCACCTATGCGCGCTGCGGCATTATCGCCAACGTTACTCCGGCCGAGGCTGGATGGCAGGGACATCTCACGCTGGAATTTTCTAATTCATCGGCCGCCGATTGTCGCATCTATGCTGGCGAAGGCATTGTGCAGATGCTCTTTTTCACTGCCGAACCCTGCAAGGTATCCTACCGGACCCGTGAAGGGAAATACCAGCACCAGAAACAGCGCATTACGCCGCCGAAAGTCTGA
- the thrS gene encoding threonine--tRNA ligase → MGSIDLYKTSGHYPYYANSMYEPIHIEDREFLLKPMNCPMHLMAYTSEPRSYRDLPQRYAEFGTVYRQEQSGELNGLVRVRGFTQDDGHILCTPEQLQDEFKQCLRLVQEVMAIFDLKTRCRVSLRDPANTAKYAGGDTLWAPAEACIRTVVTELGLEHTEGLGEAAFYGPKLDFMALDALGRSWQIGTIQVDFSLPERFGLEYTGRDGKPHRPVMIHRAVFGSIERFMGLLIEHYAGDFPLWLAPEQIRFLPITDGQTEFATQLAARARRAGLRVTIDAQRDPVGAKIRRAQADKVPFAVVLGKREVATESVSIRSRVNGDEGVISVDAFFKRVQAEANPETATATACT, encoded by the coding sequence ATCGGCTCCATCGATCTTTATAAGACATCCGGTCATTATCCTTACTATGCGAATAGCATGTATGAGCCCATCCACATCGAGGATCGGGAGTTTTTACTAAAACCGATGAATTGTCCGATGCACCTGATGGCCTACACGTCGGAGCCGCGCAGCTACCGCGACCTGCCGCAACGCTATGCGGAATTCGGCACCGTGTATCGCCAGGAGCAATCGGGCGAACTCAACGGCCTCGTGCGCGTGCGCGGCTTCACTCAGGATGACGGGCACATCCTTTGCACGCCTGAGCAATTGCAAGATGAATTCAAACAATGCCTGCGACTTGTTCAGGAAGTGATGGCCATTTTCGACCTGAAAACACGCTGCCGCGTGTCGCTGCGCGACCCGGCCAATACCGCCAAGTATGCAGGCGGGGATACGCTCTGGGCACCGGCCGAAGCATGTATCCGCACGGTTGTGACGGAACTCGGGCTGGAGCACACCGAGGGACTCGGCGAGGCGGCGTTTTACGGACCAAAGCTCGATTTCATGGCGCTCGACGCGCTGGGGCGCTCTTGGCAAATCGGCACGATCCAAGTGGATTTCAGCCTGCCCGAACGCTTCGGGCTCGAATATACTGGCCGCGACGGGAAACCGCATCGTCCTGTGATGATTCATCGCGCCGTGTTCGGTTCCATCGAGCGTTTTATGGGGCTGCTCATCGAACACTATGCCGGCGACTTTCCGCTCTGGCTCGCACCTGAGCAGATTCGTTTTCTGCCCATCACCGACGGGCAGACGGAGTTCGCTACTCAACTCGCCGCCCGCGCCCGCCGGGCTGGATTGCGAGTGACGATTGATGCCCAGCGCGATCCGGTTGGCGCCAAAATCCGCCGGGCGCAGGCCGACAAGGTGCCGTTTGCTGTGGTCCTTGGAAAGCGCGAGGTCGCCACTGAAAGCGTATCCATCCGTTCACGGGTGAATGGCGACGAGGGCGTGATCAGCGTGGACGCCTTCTTCAAGCGTGTGCAAGCCGAGGCCAATCCTGAAACAGCAACCGCCACTGCCTGCACATGA
- the hisI gene encoding phosphoribosyl-AMP cyclohydrolase, protein MQFLPQTTLFEIEEGDKLRPKFNEHDLIPCITQDHASGEVLMLGWMNPEALAKTIETGLAHYYSRSRQKLWKKGEQSGLFQHVISLIIDDDQDAVLIKVKVDGGASCHVGYRSCFFRQLARPTADTDFSLIFLEAQKTFDPVKAYGLAASSLPSKSTRVAS, encoded by the coding sequence ATGCAATTCCTCCCGCAAACCACTCTTTTCGAGATCGAAGAAGGCGACAAATTGCGCCCCAAATTCAATGAGCACGACCTCATCCCTTGCATTACCCAGGATCATGCCTCCGGCGAAGTGCTGATGCTGGGATGGATGAATCCTGAGGCGCTAGCCAAAACCATCGAGACCGGCCTCGCCCATTATTATTCCCGTTCGCGTCAAAAGCTCTGGAAGAAGGGGGAGCAATCCGGCCTCTTTCAGCATGTGATTTCACTTATCATCGACGACGACCAGGATGCCGTGCTTATCAAGGTAAAAGTCGATGGCGGCGCGTCATGCCATGTTGGATACCGGTCCTGTTTCTTTCGCCAGCTTGCCCGGCCCACGGCAGACACGGATTTTTCCCTCATTTTTCTTGAAGCCCAAAAAACTTTCGATCCCGTGAAAGCCTACGGCTTGGCCGCCTCCTCGCTCCCGTCCAAGTCAACCCGAGTAGCGTCATGA
- the zigA gene encoding zinc metallochaperone GTPase ZigA has translation MHTAKKTQPLDGAIEIEVTDPRLPVTVLSGFLGSGKTTLLNHILTNREGLRVALIVNDMAEVNIDAALVGRGAAAVSLREEKIVELSNGCICCTLREDLLVEVARLAREGRFDYLLIESTGIAEPLPVAETFTFAGEDGVSLGAVARLDTMVTVVDAFNFLKDYSSGDSLRDRGQVNGSNDERSLAPLLAEQIEFADVIVLNKCDLVDADTLALVTHMVRTLNPDARFITAEHGRVPIQEMLNTGRFSLDDASKSPMWLRTLRGEAHSEMDEHGVMSFVYRARRPFHPERFWAWASHPPENVVRSKGFFFLATRMDWVGEWSHAGGICKCEPSGNWWAAMSEEYWPASTASFNAIMKNWREPFGDRRQELVFIGTGAMDREAITAQLDACLLTDTEMRKMPSAWRELHDPFPKWE, from the coding sequence ATGCATACTGCAAAAAAAACACAGCCGCTCGATGGCGCCATCGAAATCGAGGTCACCGATCCACGTCTGCCTGTCACCGTGTTGTCCGGGTTTCTTGGCTCCGGGAAAACCACTTTGCTCAACCACATCCTCACCAACCGCGAAGGGCTGCGCGTCGCGCTCATCGTGAACGATATGGCGGAGGTTAACATCGATGCGGCCCTCGTCGGACGGGGTGCGGCGGCGGTGTCGTTGCGAGAAGAAAAAATCGTCGAATTGTCCAACGGTTGCATCTGCTGCACCTTGCGGGAGGATTTGCTCGTCGAAGTGGCTCGATTGGCACGTGAAGGGCGTTTTGATTATTTGTTGATTGAATCCACGGGCATAGCGGAGCCTTTGCCGGTGGCGGAAACATTTACGTTTGCCGGGGAGGACGGCGTGAGCCTTGGTGCGGTGGCGCGGCTGGACACGATGGTGACGGTCGTGGATGCATTTAATTTTCTCAAAGACTACAGTTCCGGCGACTCACTGCGAGATCGCGGTCAGGTGAACGGGAGCAATGACGAGCGCTCGCTTGCACCGTTGCTGGCCGAGCAAATTGAATTCGCCGATGTCATTGTGCTCAATAAATGCGATCTCGTGGATGCGGACACGCTAGCGCTCGTCACTCATATGGTGCGCACGCTCAATCCCGACGCACGCTTCATTACCGCTGAACACGGACGTGTACCGATACAGGAAATGCTCAACACAGGACGCTTTTCTTTAGATGACGCATCGAAATCTCCGATGTGGCTGCGAACCCTGCGTGGTGAGGCGCATTCGGAAATGGATGAGCATGGGGTTATGAGTTTCGTGTACCGCGCACGACGACCATTTCATCCAGAGCGATTTTGGGCATGGGCTTCGCATCCGCCGGAAAACGTGGTGCGCTCGAAGGGTTTTTTCTTCCTCGCCACGCGCATGGACTGGGTCGGCGAATGGTCGCACGCGGGAGGCATCTGCAAGTGCGAGCCATCGGGCAACTGGTGGGCTGCCATGAGTGAGGAATACTGGCCGGCATCAACCGCATCGTTTAACGCCATCATGAAAAATTGGCGAGAGCCGTTTGGTGACCGACGCCAGGAACTGGTATTTATCGGCACGGGGGCAATGGATCGCGAGGCCATTACCGCGCAACTCGACGCCTGCCTGCTTACTGATACGGAGATGCGCAAAATGCCAAGCGCGTGGCGCGAGTTGCACGATCCATTTCCAAAATGGGAGTAG
- a CDS encoding TonB-dependent receptor gives MQPLADIPQRVELIDGAAVSEAPSWTFVDVLKKGASVDVIQYPTGSSGIGLRGFRPEYSGTNQHVLILIDGRPAGVTGLGTLPMVAVERVEILKGPASSLYGASAMGGVVNIITKRSSGPVGGSLQTNVGSFETGDIWASTGGGNPAKLDFDVAARVFIRDHDVRLGNGETWEHTKAKNYSGLVRLGRDLGKHWRIDLKAGAFLGRDVENPGAYSGGGIKQTSLDRDQYHGDVRLVGWLADHTVQTTIFGAYESEDTNTQTKGTSPYLSSRRKTDWQGIQIQDSWQPAHWLALIGGFDYNLVENKIISYNANGTRKAPYAPNNTQATNGVFLENIMKFIDDRLILNVGARYDDIELELNETPYSTGVTPGTESFDTINPRAGIVYRLDSAWRIHATMGSAFVSPSANQVAGRTEEVVGDQMRVAIGNPDLDPESSTTWDVGIGYDRSWIAVDLTYFHTEVKNMIGSKYVTNTPTYRETHYYNADTATQSGIEAQVDLDFSRWLRAKKGSWMFHGSATKLIERKQHSQVEGDSVIRNVADLKLNASLSWRHASWRASVSARYVKGMWDEDNSTGKIYTNGIGGAYEYPSFVIWDASIGRYFGEKHSVWLKGENLTDRFYYEKGDYYQPGFSFSASYRFNF, from the coding sequence ATGCAGCCGCTGGCCGACATTCCGCAACGGGTTGAATTGATCGATGGGGCTGCGGTGTCCGAGGCTCCTTCCTGGACTTTTGTTGATGTGTTGAAAAAGGGCGCATCCGTGGACGTAATCCAATATCCGACCGGCTCGTCCGGTATCGGGTTGCGTGGTTTTCGGCCGGAGTATTCCGGAACCAATCAGCATGTCCTGATTCTGATCGACGGCCGGCCTGCCGGGGTGACGGGGCTCGGCACGCTGCCGATGGTCGCCGTCGAGCGTGTCGAAATTCTCAAGGGTCCGGCCTCGTCGCTTTACGGTGCCTCCGCCATGGGCGGTGTGGTGAACATTATCACCAAGCGCTCTTCCGGACCGGTCGGCGGATCGCTCCAGACTAACGTTGGCAGCTTCGAAACCGGCGATATCTGGGCCAGCACTGGCGGGGGCAATCCGGCCAAGCTCGATTTCGATGTGGCGGCCCGCGTCTTCATCCGCGATCACGACGTGCGTCTCGGCAATGGAGAAACCTGGGAGCACACCAAGGCCAAAAACTACTCCGGGCTGGTCCGACTCGGTCGCGACCTCGGCAAACACTGGCGGATCGATCTCAAGGCGGGGGCATTTCTCGGACGCGACGTGGAAAACCCCGGTGCTTATTCCGGTGGTGGAATTAAGCAAACTTCGCTTGATCGCGACCAATACCACGGCGACGTGCGCCTGGTCGGATGGCTTGCCGATCACACCGTGCAAACGACCATCTTCGGTGCTTACGAGTCTGAGGATACCAACACGCAGACCAAAGGCACTTCCCCCTATCTGTCCAGTCGGCGCAAGACCGACTGGCAGGGCATCCAGATTCAAGATTCCTGGCAACCTGCCCATTGGCTCGCGTTGATTGGCGGATTCGATTACAATCTCGTCGAAAACAAAATCATATCCTACAATGCCAATGGGACACGCAAGGCGCCCTACGCGCCCAATAATACCCAGGCCACCAACGGTGTTTTTCTCGAGAACATAATGAAATTTATCGATGATCGCCTTATACTTAACGTCGGTGCCCGCTATGATGATATTGAACTGGAGTTGAATGAAACACCCTACAGCACCGGAGTGACTCCAGGCACGGAGAGCTTCGACACCATCAACCCGCGGGCAGGTATCGTATATCGACTGGATTCCGCGTGGCGGATCCACGCCACCATGGGCAGCGCCTTTGTGTCTCCCTCTGCCAACCAAGTCGCCGGAAGGACGGAGGAAGTGGTAGGCGACCAAATGCGTGTCGCTATCGGAAATCCCGATCTTGACCCCGAATCAAGCACGACGTGGGACGTCGGCATCGGTTACGACCGCTCTTGGATTGCGGTCGATCTCACGTATTTTCACACCGAGGTGAAAAACATGATCGGCAGCAAGTACGTCACGAACACGCCGACCTATCGGGAAACGCATTATTATAATGCCGACACCGCGACCCAGTCAGGCATCGAGGCCCAGGTCGACCTCGACTTCAGTCGCTGGCTGCGCGCGAAAAAAGGTTCCTGGATGTTTCACGGATCAGCAACCAAGCTCATCGAGCGCAAGCAGCACTCCCAGGTGGAAGGTGATTCTGTGATCAGAAACGTCGCCGACCTCAAGCTCAACGCCTCACTGTCTTGGCGTCATGCTTCCTGGCGTGCCAGCGTGTCGGCCCGCTACGTCAAGGGCATGTGGGATGAAGACAATAGCACCGGCAAGATTTATACAAACGGGATCGGCGGCGCGTATGAATATCCGTCCTTTGTGATTTGGGATGCCTCGATCGGACGTTATTTTGGAGAAAAACACTCGGTATGGCTGAAAGGGGAAAACCTGACCGACCGGTTTTATTACGAGAAAGGTGATTATTATCAGCCGGGCTTCTCCTTTTCCGCGAGCTACCGCTTTAATTTCTGA
- a CDS encoding MotA/TolQ/ExbB proton channel family protein, producing MTAIDQIRELLHHVAGVLVWPVLIGLIGLAGAMLVAFGSFLREAWDRRRGRRTSFQNDCRELDATAKSDPDGRLDLRLEHLLQAAERRRWRSLGRLRLAVRVGPSLGLMGTLIPMADALQGLAEGNLPALASNMVTAFAATVIGLSVSVSAYLIAAARESWVRADSEALAFFAEHLLDKNPTSKDT from the coding sequence ATGACTGCGATTGATCAAATCCGCGAACTGTTGCACCACGTGGCCGGCGTGCTGGTCTGGCCCGTGCTCATCGGCCTGATCGGCCTGGCCGGCGCCATGCTGGTCGCCTTCGGGTCGTTTCTCCGGGAGGCATGGGACCGGCGCAGAGGCCGGCGGACCTCGTTTCAAAATGACTGCCGCGAACTCGATGCGACGGCGAAAAGCGACCCGGATGGTCGCCTTGACTTGAGACTGGAGCACCTCCTGCAAGCAGCCGAGCGTCGCCGCTGGCGCTCACTCGGACGCCTGCGCCTGGCGGTTCGCGTCGGCCCCTCGCTCGGCCTGATGGGCACGCTGATCCCCATGGCGGACGCGCTGCAGGGACTGGCCGAGGGCAATCTCCCGGCGCTGGCCAGCAACATGGTCACCGCCTTCGCCGCCACCGTGATCGGGCTTTCCGTGAGCGTCTCGGCCTATCTGATCGCCGCGGCCCGCGAAAGCTGGGTCCGGGCGGACAGCGAGGCGCTGGCCTTCTTTGCCGAGCATCTGCTCGATAAAAATCCAACCTCCAAGGACACATGA
- a CDS encoding DUF2149 domain-containing protein has protein sequence MKPAPLRFVSRRRLAPHGAAPGEDEDPLAGIANLFDVSVAFIVALLIALFALFSAGTFLDKNSEVTLVKTTADGETEIITKKGEEIKVQKVTDKNLSGQGTRLGTAYRLASGQVVYVPETDTP, from the coding sequence ATGAAACCGGCCCCCCTGCGCTTTGTCTCCCGGCGACGTCTGGCCCCGCACGGCGCCGCCCCCGGTGAGGATGAGGATCCCCTCGCCGGCATCGCCAACCTCTTCGACGTAAGCGTGGCCTTCATCGTCGCGCTCCTCATCGCCCTGTTTGCCTTGTTCTCGGCCGGCACGTTCCTCGACAAAAACTCCGAGGTCACGCTGGTCAAGACCACCGCGGACGGCGAGACCGAGATCATCACGAAAAAAGGCGAGGAGATCAAGGTGCAGAAAGTCACCGATAAAAACCTCTCCGGCCAAGGCACCCGCCTCGGCACCGCCTACCGCCTCGCCAGCGGCCAGGTCGTCTACGTGCCCGAAACCGACACGCCATAA
- a CDS encoding cobaltochelatase subunit CobN, producing MTRLLALSVCLLLHSLLSAEPVRLAFVYAGGESTGPDTIRRATASLAPEVELSLFAPGSGGDALTPDVDLGSFDLIFIDGSDEGEENLARFVAARDRTRVVVVNPTAKLTGNVSLAEHPWLETYWANASQDNYRGLVRYLVRRVLDRPLPGGEAPAPIVYPPVAFYHPDAPAFFSTLDDALAWYGRRQGEPGAHVFDPAKLTIGIYFHMATYRSGNHAQVDALVRAIEKRGHNVLALMRRGNPDFTTLLMRGGRPVIDVLLTMGESFISDQNEEERLAPLRQMNVPILGALTQYRLTERQFAEAPSAIHPGLTPFVIYAERAGGIEPMVVAGKNDASGLDRRSVPFPAQIEWRADRAVAWARLHRAANAEKRIVFTYWSEGGGKANVGGDPDDFLDVPASLVSLLREMRARGYDTGPDAMPDRDGLVARMSRETSNVGNWAPGELAARVKNAEVALLPEALYRSWFDELPAARRAEIVEMWGPPPGDIMVHTDDNGNRFLVLPKIQLGNILIAPHPDWGYLQSNRALMSAGALPPHHQYLAFFLWLQREWKADAWVSLFSNIVLQPGKAADDHIGILLGNLPHIHPERLGANGSIGNKRKAMAQTVSWYNIVTPADAGLPLTELKAQLARYEEQPDPGLRAQAESVIRKEIVRNGLDRALAPLDITAAPFGKLIEALNRYLADLERAHAPHGTRVLGEIPSGPALSDMVTAMLGHNFLDTLARPAGAAPTSGETARSLVSAVVADGTAPAEALAAHGCAVTPEAEAQLRLAVDYAGRLREAPRELASLLAALEGSYIDPGPMDEPIRRPDSVPPGRSLYNFDQSAVPTPEAEAIGVKQAEALIAAHREKHGGAYPTKLAFVLWSAEIAKNNGVTEAQILHLLGTRAVRNERGQVTGVELIPREELGRPRVDVLATTSGAYRDGYPDKIDLIAAAVRLAAASPEADNPVSLATDTTEKKLKVLGTDPARANALALARVFSPAPNAYSPSIQFLAKSGDQRGDEARMADLYTRRLSHAYGGGLYGEPARAAFEQNVGAIDAATLSRTSNVNGLLDHPMSAGFLGGLNLAAKAVTGRDVDLYVSNLRDARDTSIEPASRALQTELRARYFNPKWLNEMKAHGYDGARTMMFMTDHLDLWDSTATQTVGTADWAEVKAVYVDDKLGLDLDAFFERYNPHAQQVLLSNLLGAAKRGHWNASAADLAQVARRLAQSAIDHGAVCEAGVCRNQALTEFIGQSLTGAPDAAELVKNYQAALDHVTGRAPAAPAPATAPSAAAPTPTAAAPATPGSPPPEGTVSVQGRVLEEVSRTPIASDVGMTASHRTLWLTAITALCLLLFGWFRRPAN from the coding sequence ATGACCCGATTACTCGCCCTGTCTGTGTGCCTCCTTCTCCACTCCTTGCTTTCCGCCGAGCCAGTGCGCCTGGCCTTCGTTTATGCCGGTGGCGAAAGCACCGGGCCTGATACCATTCGGCGTGCGACCGCATCGCTCGCGCCCGAGGTTGAACTGTCGCTGTTTGCTCCGGGTTCAGGCGGAGACGCCCTCACGCCGGATGTCGATCTCGGTTCGTTTGATCTTATCTTCATCGACGGCTCCGACGAGGGTGAAGAAAACCTCGCCCGTTTCGTTGCGGCGAGGGACCGGACCAGGGTCGTCGTGGTCAATCCCACGGCCAAACTGACCGGCAACGTCTCGTTGGCCGAGCACCCTTGGCTCGAAACCTACTGGGCCAACGCCTCGCAGGACAACTACCGCGGACTCGTACGCTATCTCGTCAGGCGGGTGCTCGATCGTCCACTGCCCGGCGGCGAGGCTCCCGCGCCCATCGTGTATCCGCCGGTCGCGTTTTATCATCCCGACGCCCCCGCCTTCTTTTCCACGCTGGACGATGCGCTCGCCTGGTACGGCCGGCGCCAAGGTGAACCGGGCGCGCATGTCTTCGATCCGGCCAAGCTTACCATCGGCATTTATTTTCACATGGCGACGTATCGCTCGGGCAATCACGCCCAAGTCGACGCGCTCGTGCGAGCGATCGAAAAACGAGGGCACAACGTGCTCGCCCTCATGCGGCGAGGTAATCCGGATTTTACCACCCTGCTCATGCGCGGCGGGAGACCCGTCATCGACGTGCTCCTCACCATGGGAGAGAGCTTTATTAGCGACCAAAACGAAGAAGAACGGCTGGCTCCACTGCGGCAGATGAATGTGCCCATCCTCGGAGCCCTCACCCAATACCGGCTGACGGAGCGGCAGTTTGCGGAGGCGCCCAGCGCCATCCACCCGGGCCTGACGCCTTTCGTCATTTATGCGGAACGCGCGGGCGGGATCGAGCCGATGGTGGTGGCCGGAAAAAACGACGCGTCCGGACTGGATCGCCGCAGCGTCCCCTTTCCCGCCCAGATCGAATGGCGCGCCGATCGCGCCGTCGCCTGGGCGCGGCTGCATCGCGCGGCCAACGCGGAAAAACGCATCGTCTTCACCTACTGGAGCGAAGGCGGAGGCAAGGCCAATGTCGGCGGCGATCCGGACGATTTCCTCGACGTGCCCGCCAGCCTAGTGAGCCTGCTGCGTGAAATGCGGGCGCGCGGTTACGACACGGGGCCGGACGCCATGCCCGATCGCGACGGCCTGGTGGCGCGGATGTCCCGGGAAACCTCGAATGTCGGCAACTGGGCTCCGGGCGAACTTGCCGCGCGCGTGAAGAATGCCGAGGTCGCGCTCCTGCCGGAGGCGCTTTACCGCTCCTGGTTCGACGAGCTGCCCGCCGCCCGCCGGGCGGAGATCGTCGAGATGTGGGGTCCGCCGCCGGGCGACATCATGGTGCACACCGACGACAACGGAAACCGGTTTCTCGTCCTCCCGAAGATCCAGCTCGGCAACATCCTCATCGCGCCGCATCCCGACTGGGGCTACCTCCAGAGCAATCGGGCGCTCATGTCAGCCGGCGCCCTGCCGCCCCATCACCAGTACCTCGCGTTCTTCCTCTGGCTCCAACGCGAATGGAAGGCCGACGCCTGGGTCAGCCTCTTCTCCAACATCGTGCTCCAGCCCGGCAAGGCGGCGGACGACCACATCGGCATCCTGCTGGGGAATCTCCCGCACATCCATCCGGAGCGACTGGGCGCGAACGGCAGCATCGGCAACAAGCGCAAAGCCATGGCCCAGACGGTGAGTTGGTACAACATCGTCACGCCGGCCGACGCCGGGCTCCCACTCACGGAGTTGAAGGCCCAACTCGCCCGCTACGAGGAGCAGCCCGATCCCGGGCTGCGCGCGCAGGCCGAGTCGGTGATCCGAAAAGAGATCGTCCGCAACGGACTCGACCGTGCCCTCGCTCCGCTCGACATTACCGCCGCTCCGTTCGGGAAACTCATTGAAGCCCTGAATCGTTATCTGGCCGATTTGGAACGCGCCCACGCGCCGCACGGCACCCGGGTGCTCGGCGAGATCCCCTCCGGCCCCGCGCTCTCCGACATGGTCACGGCCATGCTTGGTCACAATTTTTTGGATACACTCGCCCGCCCCGCCGGTGCCGCGCCGACATCCGGCGAGACCGCCCGATCCCTGGTTTCCGCAGTGGTTGCGGACGGCACCGCTCCAGCCGAGGCGCTCGCCGCGCACGGTTGCGCCGTCACCCCGGAAGCCGAGGCGCAATTGAGGCTCGCCGTCGATTATGCCGGACGCCTCCGCGAGGCCCCGCGCGAGCTGGCCTCGCTGCTGGCCGCGCTCGAAGGCTCCTATATCGATCCCGGACCGATGGACGAACCGATCCGGCGTCCGGATTCGGTTCCGCCCGGCCGCTCGCTCTACAACTTTGACCAGTCGGCCGTGCCGACACCCGAAGCCGAGGCCATCGGCGTGAAGCAGGCCGAGGCATTGATCGCCGCGCATCGGGAAAAACACGGCGGAGCTTATCCCACCAAACTCGCCTTTGTCCTCTGGTCCGCCGAAATCGCCAAAAATAATGGCGTGACCGAGGCGCAGATTCTCCACCTGCTGGGCACCCGCGCCGTCCGCAACGAACGCGGACAGGTCACCGGGGTGGAGCTTATTCCCCGCGAGGAACTGGGGCGGCCTCGCGTCGACGTGCTCGCCACCACCAGCGGCGCATACCGTGACGGCTATCCCGACAAGATCGATCTCATCGCCGCCGCCGTGCGCCTGGCCGCCGCCAGCCCCGAGGCCGACAATCCCGTGTCCCTTGCCACCGACACCACGGAAAAAAAGCTCAAGGTGCTCGGAACCGATCCCGCCCGCGCCAACGCCCTCGCCCTTGCCCGCGTGTTCTCACCCGCGCCCAACGCCTATTCGCCGAGCATCCAGTTTCTCGCCAAATCCGGCGACCAGCGTGGGGACGAGGCCCGCATGGCCGATCTTTACACCCGGCGCCTGAGTCATGCCTACGGCGGTGGCCTTTACGGCGAGCCGGCTCGCGCCGCCTTTGAGCAAAATGTCGGCGCGATCGATGCCGCCACACTCTCGCGCACCAGCAATGTCAACGGCCTGCTCGACCATCCCATGTCGGCCGGGTTTCTTGGCGGGCTCAACCTCGCCGCCAAAGCCGTCACCGGACGCGACGTTGATCTTTACGTGAGCAACCTGCGCGATGCACGCGACACCTCCATCGAACCCGCCAGCCGTGCGCTCCAGACCGAACTGCGCGCGCGTTATTTCAATCCGAAATGGCTCAACGAAATGAAGGCTCACGGCTACGATGGAGCCCGGACTATGATGTTCATGACCGATCATCTCGATTTGTGGGACAGCACCGCCACCCAGACCGTCGGCACCGCCGACTGGGCGGAGGTGAAGGCCGTCTATGTCGACGACAAACTCGGCCTCGACCTCGATGCTTTTTTCGAACGTTACAATCCTCACGCTCAACAGGTGCTCCTCTCCAACCTGCTTGGCGCCGCGAAGCGCGGTCACTGGAACGCCTCCGCCGCTGATCTGGCTCAAGTCGCCCGTCGCCTCGCGCAATCGGCCATTGATCACGGAGCCGTGTGCGAGGCCGGAGTGTGCCGCAATCAGGCGCTCACCGAGTTCATCGGCCAGTCGCTGACGGGAGCACCCGACGCTGCGGAACTCGTCAAGAATTACCAGGCGGCACTCGATCACGTCACGGGTCGCGCCCCGGCCGCACCCGCGCCAGCGACCGCCCCATCAGCGGCCGCGCCCACCCCGACGGCGGCAGCACCCGCGACTCCCGGCTCGCCGCCGCCTGAAGGCACGGTAAGCGTGCAGGGTCGCGTGCTGGAGGAGGTCTCCCGCACGCCGATAGCTTCAGATGTGGGCATGACGGCATCGCATCGAACTCTCTGGCTGACTGCAATCACAGCATTGTGCCTCCTTCTTTTCGGATGGTTTCGCCGCCCGGCAAATTGA
- a CDS encoding type II toxin-antitoxin system Phd/YefM family antitoxin, with protein MITSSAKPSKTVGAYEAKTKLPELLDQVERGRVIVITRHARNVARLIPDNQPSIDRSVFTRIRALRAKLTLPKGETTKDLINAGRRI; from the coding sequence ATGATCACATCCTCTGCAAAGCCTTCAAAAACAGTCGGTGCCTACGAGGCCAAAACCAAACTGCCCGAGTTGCTCGATCAAGTTGAGCGTGGTCGAGTGATCGTTATCACCCGCCACGCTCGCAACGTGGCACGCCTCATCCCCGATAACCAACCCAGCATTGATCGCTCTGTTTTCACCAGAATACGGGCGCTCCGGGCCAAGCTCACGCTGCCCAAGGGCGAAACGACCAAGGATCTCATCAACGCTGGCCGGCGTATCTGA